The Acidobacteriota bacterium genome has a segment encoding these proteins:
- a CDS encoding HEPN domain-containing protein — MNEAGEHAAPLVAVLLHGFAWAGEAPEAPIAAGITLCRMSGTPVEFWYHKLCAEQGVDDGDPFQYEAFLLLKPRHDDYYLNFGDPLSRVDRLLNLVTVITGGLVGMSRILVLEDGFRSVRETHVVFALFGQTEFLQGKWPALTGTVCGEIAAAWKLTEELWESEKSRGRIANALLFFYTAWRSHYIEHICLNLAVCLEILFAPNSQFETAHQIAFNISRFVSDRPAERQSAFRQVKRFYAVRSAIVHGGIPSDGKVIDATVEMFPVTVTILRKLLLDREWALRFSSDEERRKLFDGYLFGA, encoded by the coding sequence TTGAATGAGGCCGGCGAACACGCGGCACCTTTAGTCGCGGTGCTCTTGCATGGATTTGCATGGGCGGGAGAAGCCCCGGAGGCCCCGATCGCTGCGGGCATCACACTCTGTCGCATGAGTGGAACACCCGTTGAATTCTGGTACCACAAACTCTGCGCTGAACAGGGAGTTGACGACGGCGACCCGTTCCAATATGAAGCGTTCCTGCTTTTGAAACCCAGGCACGACGACTACTACTTGAACTTTGGCGATCCGCTGTCTCGTGTTGATCGGCTGCTAAACCTAGTCACCGTAATCACGGGCGGACTTGTTGGCATGTCCAGGATTCTGGTTCTTGAAGATGGTTTTCGTTCCGTGCGGGAGACGCATGTCGTCTTCGCACTTTTTGGTCAGACTGAGTTTTTGCAGGGGAAATGGCCGGCGCTGACGGGAACCGTTTGCGGAGAGATTGCTGCGGCCTGGAAACTGACAGAAGAGTTGTGGGAGTCAGAGAAATCCCGAGGACGGATAGCGAACGCTCTCCTATTTTTCTACACAGCTTGGCGGTCTCATTACATTGAGCACATCTGTTTGAATCTCGCGGTGTGTCTCGAGATCTTGTTCGCCCCAAACTCACAATTTGAAACGGCGCACCAAATCGCATTCAATATTTCCCGCTTTGTGTCGGATCGCCCAGCGGAGCGGCAGTCTGCATTTAGACAAGTGAAGCGATTCTATGCCGTTCGTTCCGCCATCGTTCACGGGGGGATTCCTTCGGACGGGAAGGTCATCGATGCGACTGTGGAGATGTTTCCGGTCACGGTGACTATCCTCCGAAAATTGCTGCTGGATAGGGAGTGGGCCTTGAGGTTCAGTAGCGACGAAGAGCGACGAAAGCTTTTTGACGGCTATCTGTTTGGTGCTTGA